The following coding sequences are from one Leishmania major strain Friedlin complete genome, chromosome 36 window:
- a CDS encoding putative rab-like GTPase activating protein translates to MMILPHAEEVELRRGSSPATITSTTGRVNRVAVDTSSEENQEAVSQDRLEGRDDAGKSPTTSASPGTSSKKDRFQATSAQVKGALSTPRRAVYEFHDMFGFLVTEEEKAAEDYERRNNGYSRAYLDKWEYMMTHWANVRQDTLKRYCRRGVPQPKRCAVWQHLLQSWGMKDRFPGVYMRLHSQPLDSKDLADVIARDLDRTFPTNRLFSVKSGQGQQILRRLLHAYANYNPGVGYCQGMGFLAATLILQVEEEEDAFWAFVAVMENAKYNMKAVFAPSFPQLQCAFYVFEALMRQKMPKLYAHLHDRHPIPPSFYAVHWFMTIFTYHFNFGLVSRIWDMFFCEGWKPVYRIALALLKIEERRLLSLNTDTELLLVLKGIQESKRPVELLKTALKIRFKSAYMNQLMAEFNAQPS, encoded by the coding sequence ATGATGATCCTTCCTCACGCCGAGGAAGtagagctgcgccgcgggtCGTCGCCGGCAACCATCACCTCCACCACAGGGCGCGTAAACCGTGTCGCCGTGGACACTAGCAGCGAGGAAAACCAGGAGGCGGTCTCGCAGGACAGGCTTGAGGGCCGCGATGACGCAGGGAAGAGCCCCACTACATCCGCGAGCCCCGGTACATCCTCGAAAAAAGACCGTTTCCAAGCCACCTCCGCTCAGGTGAAGGGTGCCTTGAGCACtccccgccgcgccgtctaCGAATTCCACGACATGTTCGGCTTCCTCGtaacggaggaggagaaggccgcGGAGGACTACGAACGCCGCAACAACGGTTACAGCCGCGCATATCTGGACAAGTGGGAGTACATGATGACCCACTGGGCCAACGTGAGGCAAGACACACTGAAGAGGTACTGCAGACGCGGAGTGCCGCAACCGAAGCGGTGCGCTGTCtggcagcacctgctgcagaGCTGGGGAATGAAGGATCGCTTCCCAGGGGTCTACATGCGCCTCCACAGTCAGCCACTCGACTCGAAAGACTTGGCGGACGTCATCGCGCGCGACCTCGATCGCACCTTCCCGACGAACCGTCTCTTCAGCGTGAAGTCGGGCCAGGGACAGCAGatcctgcgccgcctcctgcacgcCTACGCAAACTACAACCCCGGTGTGGGGTACTGCCAGGGCATGGGCTTCCTCGCTGCCACCCTCATCCTacaggtggaggaggaggaggacgcctTTTGGGCCTTTGTCGCTGTCATGGAGAACGCCAAGTACAACATGAAGGCCGTCTTCGCCCCTAGCTTCCCGCAACTGCAATGTGCCTTTTACGTCTTCGAGGCGCTGATGCGTCAGAAGATGCCGAAGCTGTACGCCCACCTGCACGACAGGCATCCTATTCCCCCGTCTTTCTACGCTGTGCACTGGTTCATGACCATCTTTACATACCACTTCAACTTTGGTCTCGTTTCCCGCATCTGGGACATGTTTTTCTGCGAGGGCTGGAAGCCGGTGTACCGcatcgcgctggcgctgctcaaGATCGAGGAGCGGCGGTTGTTGTCCCTGAACACGGATACAGAGTTGCTGCTGGTACTCAAGGGCATTCAGGAGTCGAAACGTCCTGTTGAGCTGCTCAAGACCGCGCTCAAAATACGTTTCAAGAGCGCCTACATGAACCAGTTAATGGCTGAGTTCAACGCGCAACCAAGTTAG